Genomic DNA from Equus asinus isolate D_3611 breed Donkey chromosome 10, EquAss-T2T_v2, whole genome shotgun sequence:
gggggtgggggtagggggtgggggtaggggtggtaGGTGGGGGGCGGTGTTCGGCTGGAAGGGAGCGCTCTCATCCCATCCCAGTCGCGCTTGTGCTGTGAGAATCCAGGTAGACCTCGCCCTCTCTGAGCCTAGCGACTGCGTCGAGGGTCCTCAAACCCCATTCCCCCCAGTATTCCCCACACTTGCACCAGCCTGTGGGTCTGAGAATCCTGGGGAGCCTGGTGCCCTTCATTACTCAGCTATGGAACCCGAGAAGTACAGACTTGCAGTCCTCAGCCCCAGGCACTTAGTAGGCCTTCAGTAAAATGTTTCTGACTGTCAGAAGGAGAAGGCGGAGCCAGCGTTTGAATCTCAGCCTCTAAACACGGGCTATACATTCCCTTCTCCCTACtaagcgcctactgtgtgccaagcatggTGGTGACAAGCGGACAGAAATCCCTTCTGAGAACCTGGTGGGGAGACGAATGATACACCGGCGCATAGAGGAGGGCGGTGCCTGCGTTAGGCAGGCCGGAGGGACAGCAGCCCCGGCTGAGGCTCAGGGGAAGAGTGTGCCCGGCAGAGGAGGCAGCTTgcgcaaaggccctggggtgggatcGAGCTTCGCGTGTGGGAGGAAACGGGCACCCCCgccccggcacacagtaggcgcgTGGGTGACcgtctttcccctctctctccccacagtgCGGCTTGGGCCCGATGGCCACCTGCGCCTGCACGCCCTCCGGGCCGACCTGACCGAGGGGCTCCCTGCCGGCTCCCGCCTGCGCCAGGCCCTGCTCCGGCTGTCCCCGCAGGCGCCAGGCTCGTGGGACCTGACGCGGCAGCTGCAGCGCCAGCTCCGCCTCGGCGGCCCCGCGGCTCCCGCGCTCAGCCTGCGCCTGCCGCGGCTGGGGGGCCCGTCGCCCGAGGCGCGGCGCGCGGCACAGCCCCGGCTCGAGCTGCGCTGGCGGCCCCCCGCCGCCAGGGGGCGCCGCGGCGCGCATGCGCACGCCCGGGACGAGTGCCCGCTCGGGGAGGGGCGCTGCTGCCGCCTGCTGAGCCTGCGCGCGTCGATCGAAGACCTGGGCTGGGCCGACTGGGTGGTGGCGCCGCGCGAGCTGGACGTGCGCATGTGCGTCGGCGCCTGCCCGGGCCGGTTCCGGTCGGCGAGCAGGCACGCGGAGGCACAGGCGCGGCTGCACGGCCTGAAGCCCGCCGCCGCGCCTGCGCCGTGCTGCGTGCCCGCCGGCTACGCGCCCGTGGTGCTGCTGCACCGGGCCGCCGACGGCCGCGTGGCGCTCACGCCCTTCGACGACCTCGTGGCCGCCGGCTGCCACTGCCAGTGAGCGGCTCGGCCTCCGCACCTCGGGGGCCTTGCCTGTCGAAGGGGCTCGCGGGACCCGGGTCCCCCTTCCTGACCTCCGCCGTCCACTCCCTCCTGCCCAAACGGCTGTatttatgtttgtatttattattaatttattggGGTGACCTGCCTGGGGACTGAAGGGCTGGCCTGGCAGGGTGCGTTTATTTAAAACTCAGTCAATAAAAATGGAGCTGTCGGACCTGACCCTTGTGGTGGCCGGGATGGAGCTGGTGACCGAGGGAAGGGCCCGCCCCTCCCTGGCCTGATGCCGCAGGGCACCTGGTACCGGGGCGAGGGCGGCGGGTCAGGGACCGGATGGCAGCGCGTTCTCGGGGACGCCGGGCGTTGGCTGGCCTTCGTGACTCCAGTGGTCTCAGGGGCAGCCCAGGACGTCCCTCGCTATCGCCGTGCTTCGCTACTTCCCTGCTCCCGTTCCTGTTTCTGAGACCCTTCCGGCTCTCAGCAACCTTCCAGCCCTCCTCATCTCTCAGGACTCCTGTTTCTGTAATTATCTGGCCCTGACTCTCTAGCACGGTCCTGCTGCTGTCTCTCTCCACGCTGGAGTCACCTTTCCAAACACAGCAGCCCATCTGCTCACGCGCATCTGCAATCAAGTCACGGCCATCTGCAATCAAGCGCTTTGACTGTGATGCGGCCCCTGATTAGAAGAGTCCCATCGCCCCTCCTGTTGGTGGCACCTCCCTCCATGTTAATGGTGTCTCTGTTCTTTCATATAAAAAGAGCAGGGAGAAATAAGCAAGTTGTGAAGAACATTTTCATGCACACTGCATCTCCCTGGTTGTAAATTCTTCCTACTCAGGATCTTGGAGTTGTTGAGATGTGCTGAGTCCAGGCCCCTCCTCACACCCACCCGCCCGTCCACCCTGAGAGTGTCTGAGAGGAACTGTTAGGAGAATCCACTTCCAGCAGTGAGTGAGGTGTGTCCCCTGTGAACACCACCACCCAGAGGCAGCCCTGAATGACTGTAGGTGCCCCCGAATGTATTCACTGAGTGCCCACTTTGTGCCAGGTGTGGCTGTACACTGAGAATACAGGAGTCATGAGACAGGCAGAAACCATCCCACTTGAGCATGGTCGAATGAGGGAGACAAATGAGCACAAAGATAAATCATTAA
This window encodes:
- the GDF15 gene encoding growth/differentiation factor 15; the encoded protein is MRHFPMLLLSWLLLWLPPGGALPLTQDHSPAFLGPSGGHSSLDVSRFRELRKRYEHLQARLLLNQTQEDWNADPIPVDHVRILTPKLRLGPDGHLRLHALRADLTEGLPAGSRLRQALLRLSPQAPGSWDLTRQLQRQLRLGGPAAPALSLRLPRLGGPSPEARRAAQPRLELRWRPPAARGRRGAHAHARDECPLGEGRCCRLLSLRASIEDLGWADWVVAPRELDVRMCVGACPGRFRSASRHAEAQARLHGLKPAAAPAPCCVPAGYAPVVLLHRAADGRVALTPFDDLVAAGCHCQ